The following nucleotide sequence is from Zonotrichia leucophrys gambelii isolate GWCS_2022_RI chromosome 17, RI_Zleu_2.0, whole genome shotgun sequence.
GTGCCAGCTTCATGCCTGTCATAAAATGGGTGGCTGGAATAACCAGCCAGTGCAGCTGTTTGCCTGGAGATGGGCAGAAACATGCCCTTCAGAAACCAAGCTCCAGGAAACAAAGCAGTGACACTAAGAGCAGGAGAAATACAGAACAAGGAATCACTACCTCTTCCTAGTGCAGTTTTCCTCAGCTGTTATAAATGAGTTTATTGcctcaccccaaattcctgtttttctccAAGCTCAGCTGTCTCAAGAAAGACTTTCTGATGTGTTAACTCTGACACAAACCAGAAGGAAACGAGCAATGGTAACAAAGAGCTCCATGTtaataaaaacagcaacaaaactgaAGCAACTGACAATGGATATGTGAGGACAGGGCTCCATGCCAGAGATGGAGCTCAGAGTGAGCAGAACCCGAAGCATGCAGGAGGGAGAGCGAGTCACACGAGCACTGCCTCACCTTCCTCTTGTCCAATGAGGGTATGGCTACCCCATTGGAGCGGTTAAGGTCTGACACCAGCACCTTCAGAATGTTCTGAATCTACAGGAGGcgaaagaaaaggggaaagagaaacGGCTCAGAGAAGGACAGAGAGAAAACGTCAATCCAAGACAGCCAAGGAACCAGTCTCGTGCAGCTGCTGAGGACCACGCtctgcctcagcacagcagctctgggcacacccAGGGCACCACCAGACAGACTCTGGTGCCAGCTGCACCCTCCAGAACAGGCAGCTGCCAACTGCTGCAGCAAACTTCATTAAACAGCACCTACACCACTCAGCTCttaccccagcactgccagctctggtTAGATtgccagaaaaaacaaagaagaggGAGGTGGCAAATGATTGGAGAGAAAGACTGAGACACTCACATTCTCTGGAGGCTGCTGGTCATCGGTGGTGGGAGTCGCAGGTCTGCTGCCTTCTTTAGTTTTGCGTTTTTTCTTAGTTCCTGCAGTGGCTCCAGGGCTGTTCTTCTGCTGATATTCCTTCAGCTGTGAACAGAAGAAGACGAATCTGAAGTCCAAACAAAATATGCCTTCTataacccaaaaaaaccctcaaaatctAACTTCACTGGTAAAAATACAGATCAAGGTGTAAGGACAagagaatgaatgaatgaattcATCAGTatgggggaaaaacaggaatCAAAATAAGCCCAAGAAGGGTAAAGTTAAAACCAAAGAGATGGGTTTATGACAAGTGTTGTAAACAATCAACTTTTGTTTACAGCCAATGCTGCCCCTAGGAAATTGATACTCCACAGTGCAACTTCAAGGAGATTGAAAGCACTGGTCTGGGGGATTTGCAGGCTTTTAAGTAAGAGCAATAAGGCAAAATTAATAAAGGGCGATTAATCCTACATGCAAAGTGAGGAAGCACTGCCTGATAGTAAAATCTTCCACTCCATGAAAGATTTTATGAAGGGCAGGTGCAATCCCCACAATCCCCAACAACTGCGAACTAAGGGGAGAAACAATCTACAAATGATTTTTTAATCGCATCATCCACTTCGCCCAGGAAGTGCCGGTCTGATAAGATGTAACACGGATCCCGCCAGGTCTGCCGGCATTTCTGTGCAATTCCTGcgctgctgagccccagagcGGCCAGTCCTAGCAGTTGTTTATTCAAATAACGGCACCCCCGGCCCGCACAGCCCGGGCAGGGCACGGCGGGGCAGCGGGGGATGGAGAAGAACGAAGGAGGATCCCATTATTGGGAGGATTTCAAAATGGAAGCCTGAACTGCTCCAGGACACTTTCCCGTTCCTGTGACTTTGACACAGAAGCGCATCCCGCCGGGACGCAAGCAGCCGGGCCGCCCCGAGGgaaaaaatatggggaaaaaacaggggaaaaaaggaaggcggaggggaggagggaggaaggaaggcgGGGGGGACACGACAGCCGCACACCAGCCCAGGCAACCCTTACAGCACCGCAGCCACCCAGGCCCGGCCTCGCCCCGGCCGCCCGCCGAGAAGGCCGGGCCGCAGCCCCGGACACCCGCAGGCTCCCGGGCCCCACCGCGGCCGGGCCCGGAGCgagggggcggcggcggcccggcccgcgcccCTTGGGGGAGGCCGcgctcggcccggcccgcaCGGGGCTCGCGGCACGCAGCCgcccccagctccatcctgttGTGTCCCGTCCTGCCCGGACCCCCGGCCCCTCACCTTCTTCTTGGCCGCAGCCAAccggctctgcctgctgccGTCCGCCATGTCCGCCCCGCGCCCGGGCCACGTCAGCCCGCCAggagcggcgggggcggcggcggctccgcccccggccggccccgctccgccccgggACACCCCGGGGTGACACAGCGGgacagcccggccccgccgggacACTCCCGCCCCGGGACACCCCGGTCCCCGTGTGACACCTGCTGCTGTAGTGACCCGACAGCCCAGCCGGGAGGGGCCCGCCCGGCTCCCCTCGCCTTTGCGGGGCGCGTCCCACACAGACCCGCCTCGCGTTCCGCCCGGTGCTGTCCGAGCGCGGATCCCGCGCCCAGCGCAGGCGGCGGGGTCGCTGTGTGCGATCCCAAATCCTTTGACCTTCCCAGCGCGGCAGCACCCGAGGCTCGGGCAGCCCCGGCTCTGAGACACGGCGCTCACGGGGACACGGCTCCCTGCGCCGGGCGGGCCCGATCGCGGCGGGACGGGGCCTCCAGCGCTGTCCGAGCCTCTGTGCGGGACTggcgggccgggccggaggGAACTGCGGTGGCCCGGTGGGACACAGGGTCAAGCGGGGGCGTGAGCAGTGCTCACCTTGCGAAAACAACATTGCAGAGGTGCTTAGGGTAAGGACTGGACATGGCACCCAGTGCCGTGGTCTGGTTGGTATGGTGGTGTTCGATCACAGGAGTGATTTTTTGAACCACATTCATTCAGTGACTGTGTGTGAGTGACCCCGAGACCCCCTGAGCCCCCGTCCCGGCTGAGCCATGGTGCTGAGGTGTCTCAGAAGCACCAAATGTAACTACCTCGGCTGCGGCCATTGGGGAACAATTTTGTCCTGCCACACCCAATGTCACCTGCAGCCCCACCGCGGTCGGGCCCGGCAGGGGACTTCAACTCCCGGCGTGCCCCTCGGCGGCACGACTACAACTCCTAGCGTGCTCTGTGGGGAGAACTACAACTCCCGGCGTGCTCTGTGGCGGGAGGACTGCGGCTCTCCGGTGTGGCGGGAGCCCCGAGCCTCcctcagccctcagccctggccGAGCGGGCCCCGCCAGGCGCGGGCCGCAGCCCGCCCCGCCACCCGCCGCCGCGGGCCCTGCCCCGGAGGTAGGAGCCGCTTCCCCCTCCCGTCCCCTCCGGGGCCGTGTCCCTGCCGAGGCGGCGGTACCGGCCCCTGATGCGGTGCCCTTTGCTTTAGCAGGGTCTCGGTTGGCGGCcggcggagcggcggggccgcgtTCAGGGCACCGGTGAGTGCTGcggggctcagcccggcccggggggaGGATTTGTCCTTGAGGGTTCCCCGGTTAGCGCCGGCCCGGCAGTTTGCTCTGTGTCGTGCGGGGAGTTTCTCCTAAAAGGCACATTGTgggttttaattatttattttcattttacactGTAGCTCTCCAAAGTGCGGTTAGATGTGGTATGGAGCAGACTAGGGTTATGTACAATGATCCACATTTTATTTAAACCCCCCTCCCTGCCCTagggatatttttttccttttctcctgttttatCCAGTGATACACACACAGTTTTCCCATTAGTGCTCCAGCATTGCAGGATCTTACCCAGAGCTGAGTTCCtgctgtgtgtctctgtgttttACAGATCCCATCTCCCAAGTCCCTCCAGCCTAATGGAGCCAGTGAAGAAGCCCTGCGGTGTGAAATCAAAGAGCTGAAACAGAAAGACCTTGCTCTAGACCAGGAAATTGCACAGTTATTGTCAGAGTACGTCCTTGGCAAGCTCAGTGTTTACTTGGTgccttaattatttttgtttttgaaataaaatgtgatcCAGGAATTGGAGCTGAGAGCTGACCTTCTATGATGCCGTTGTTGGCGTGGTGCAATGCTGGTTACAGTGTTGTCAGTGATGGGACTTAGAGACAAGAGGGAATTCTTTCCACTTCATGTGGTAAAGCAAAACAAGTTTTACTAGAAGCTTGCATAAGAGGATTTTTGTTTTAGCCTGGGTGTTCTTGAGGTAATTATGTGTTTGCTGGGAACAGATAATTTTAGCCATTTGTTATTTGTTGTGAAAGACTGATATTTTCTAAGGTAAGATGGAAATGGTAGAACAACAAAGGCTGTTCCAGAACCCCTTTTCATTTATCCTCAAGGATAAACAAACCTTCCAGcaacagaacaagaggaaatggcctcaggctaTGCCAGGGGAActtcaggttggacatcaggaggaatttctttgCTGAAAGGGTGATTAAACATTGGActgggctggccagggaggtggtggagtcatggtccctggaggtgttcaggaGATGACTGGatatggcactcagtgctctggtttAGTTCCTATGGTGGTGCTTAgccaaaggttggacttgatgctcttggaggtcttttccatcctaaattattctatgattcttaattttttccctaaatacAGATTAAAGATACAGATCAACGGAATTCACCACAGCCTACTCTTGATTCTGAGAACTTGGGTGCATTGGCTTTCTTGAGCTTGTTTAGATCTTTCATGTTTAGGGCTTGCAGGAATTGCACTTTGCTGTGTTCACTCTCTGCTTTTGAGGTGCCAGGCTTGGGTATctccaacagcagcaggaagcccCAGTCCCTCTGTGTCACTTGTGACCTTCCTGGTGTTATTTTACAGGGGCTACAGCCTGGAGGAACTGGACAGGCACATCTCTCTGCTCCATGAGTACAATGAAATCAAAGATGCTGGGCAGATGCTCCTGGGCAAGCTAGGTAAGGAAGGGACAGCTGTTCAAGGCTGCAAAATCTTGGTTTTCTTGGTATGGGATGTGCTATGGGataattaggggaaaaaaacaccacGTTTGTGACTCACCTGATCTTTGTTTAATGACAGCAATgctgtttctttatttcctaGCTGTTATCCGAGGGGTCACTACAAAACAGCTCTATCCTGAGTATGACCTGGAGCTCAGTGACTAGTGCTGAACCTGGAGAGTGCCATGTCCTGCAGAAGTGGCTGTCACTGGGCCATTACACATTGCTGTCATCGTGGTTTGGGAGAGACAGAAGGTGGAAAAGGAATTCTGGAAAAGGGATGTAGGATTTTAGATAATTTCATGTACTAC
It contains:
- the SWI5 gene encoding DNA repair protein SWI5 homolog, with the protein product MSAPRPGHRGSTRGSGSPGSETRRSRGHGSLRRAGPIAAGRGLQRCPSLCAGLAGRAGGNCGGPVGHRVKRGRLRLSGVAGAPSLPQPSALAERAPPGAGRSPPRHPPPRALPRRVSVGGRRSGGAAFRAPIPSPKSLQPNGASEEALRCEIKELKQKDLALDQEIAQLLSEGYSLEELDRHISLLHEYNEIKDAGQMLLGKLAVIRGVTTKQLYPEYDLELSD